Proteins co-encoded in one Coriobacterium glomerans PW2 genomic window:
- a CDS encoding DUF3781 domain-containing protein, producing MQLNVDDLVAWCQEKLESANVSISRKGKNWYIGIDGCIITVNTRSYTIITHATQTRAHTC from the coding sequence CTGCAGCTAAATGTCGATGACCTCGTAGCATGGTGCCAAGAGAAGCTCGAGTCTGCGAATGTCAGCATCAGTCGAAAGGGAAAGAACTGGTACATCGGCATCGACGGTTGCATCATCACCGTGAATACTCGCAGCTACACCATCATCACACATGCAACGCAGACAAGAGCGCATACTTGCTAG
- a CDS encoding PTS sugar transporter subunit IIC translates to MSNSIDKCGALEKFSQIAAKIGNQIHLRTLRDSFATIIPLYVLAGVATLLNTSVFPLLLSGDALKYATLWCTAISNGTLNFCAVIICALSGYFLARNMFYKNPLACAVVSLSALIVLMPASVSATLSSDSKDSVNVVNALIFDNTGVKGLFAGIIVGLLASQIFIRLSSIEKLKIDLGEGIPPAVADTFNVLIPMLITLSIVSLFNVVLLVVFNLDLIALIQYVVQKPLAQLGTSLFAVLFIYSMGNLLFFLGIHQSTINGTLLQPILTVAISENMAAAAAGERIPHVLTMVSLDNFGQLGGTGCTICLIIATFIVGRNKASKAVCSMSILPGVFNINEPIIFGYPIVYNLSLLVPFILIPVLGIAIQYFATVLGLIAYMRVYIPWNTPPILSGFLATGGDIRAALLQAFIIVIGVLIYIPFVKLSERTENLQLAEEKSKQ, encoded by the coding sequence ATGTCCAATAGTATCGATAAATGCGGTGCTCTTGAGAAATTCTCCCAGATCGCCGCCAAGATTGGAAATCAAATCCATTTAAGGACATTACGGGATTCCTTCGCAACCATCATTCCTTTATACGTTCTTGCCGGAGTTGCGACTCTTCTCAACACATCCGTTTTTCCTTTATTGTTGTCAGGTGACGCTCTCAAATATGCAACATTGTGGTGCACGGCGATATCCAACGGCACGCTGAATTTCTGTGCTGTAATAATTTGTGCACTTTCAGGTTATTTTCTTGCAAGAAACATGTTCTACAAAAACCCCCTTGCCTGCGCAGTTGTTTCACTATCTGCTCTAATAGTACTCATGCCAGCAAGTGTGTCGGCCACGCTATCAAGTGACTCAAAAGATTCAGTAAACGTTGTCAACGCGCTTATCTTTGATAACACAGGAGTGAAGGGATTGTTTGCAGGCATTATTGTGGGTCTGCTGGCCAGTCAGATCTTTATTCGATTGTCAAGCATTGAAAAACTTAAAATCGATCTCGGGGAAGGCATTCCTCCTGCGGTAGCTGACACATTCAATGTATTGATCCCTATGCTCATTACACTTTCAATAGTCAGTTTGTTCAATGTGGTCCTGCTTGTTGTTTTCAACTTGGATCTCATCGCTCTTATCCAGTACGTAGTCCAAAAACCGCTTGCTCAGCTCGGAACAAGCTTGTTTGCGGTGCTATTCATTTACTCCATGGGGAATCTGCTTTTCTTCCTTGGCATTCACCAGAGCACCATTAACGGAACTCTGCTACAACCGATCTTGACAGTGGCCATTTCAGAAAACATGGCTGCCGCGGCAGCGGGTGAACGAATCCCCCATGTGCTGACCATGGTGTCTTTAGACAACTTTGGTCAGCTGGGGGGCACAGGTTGTACCATTTGTTTGATTATTGCAACCTTTATCGTCGGGAGAAACAAAGCGAGTAAAGCAGTATGTTCCATGTCGATCCTTCCAGGCGTTTTCAACATCAACGAACCAATTATTTTCGGCTATCCGATTGTTTACAATCTGTCACTACTCGTCCCGTTCATCCTTATACCGGTGCTTGGCATTGCAATCCAATATTTTGCAACCGTGCTTGGACTGATAGCTTATATGAGGGTCTACATTCCGTGGAATACCCCACCGATTCTTTCAGGATTTCTTGCTACGGGAGGAGATATCCGTGCGGCGCTGCTTCAGGCATTTATTATCGTCATTGGCGTATTGATCTATATTCCATTTGTAAAACTGTCCGAGCGCACTGAAAATCTTCAACTCGCAGAGGAAAAATCGAAGCAATAG
- a CDS encoding glycoside hydrolase family 1 protein gives MIKKAHLPQQFFFGAALSGPQTEGAWKQYGKLESVWDRWSQDDIDCFHNKVGSYVGNDMINRCEEDYQIFRSLGLTTARTSIQWTRLVDQNGALNRAGADLYHRMIATAKREGIDLFINLYHFDMPAYLLDRGGWENREVVEAFANYARLAFREFGHEVHCWFTFNEPIVEPENSYTKGLNIPFIRDFRRACAVQYHIALAHSLAAREFRLAKAAGLLQNDAKLGLVNNFAPPYTKSSPTDADLDAVRMVDGLHNRWWLDLVTRGSLPCDILDTLGKRGISLPIRPGDEELLSFGTVDWLGFNYYEPMRVQAPDNSIDDEGNPVFAKPYVWSKRKMNESRGWEIYPKGIYDFGMKIKRDYPGLEFFVSENGMGVENEDLFRDDEGLVQDDYRIAFIREHLFWIARAIDEGANCVGYHYWAVIDNWSWTNAFKNRYGIIGVDLAHNYERYEKKSAAWMRKLTATHVVE, from the coding sequence ATGATAAAAAAGGCGCATCTTCCACAGCAGTTTTTCTTCGGTGCAGCCCTCTCCGGACCGCAGACGGAAGGCGCGTGGAAGCAGTATGGAAAGCTGGAGAGCGTATGGGATCGATGGTCTCAAGACGATATCGATTGTTTTCATAATAAAGTTGGGTCTTACGTGGGCAATGATATGATTAATCGATGTGAAGAAGATTATCAGATCTTTCGCAGTCTGGGTCTGACAACAGCCCGAACTTCAATCCAATGGACACGACTTGTTGATCAAAATGGCGCCTTGAATCGGGCTGGCGCGGATTTATACCACCGTATGATAGCCACGGCAAAACGGGAAGGCATTGATCTTTTTATCAATCTTTATCATTTCGACATGCCCGCGTATCTTTTGGATCGTGGTGGCTGGGAAAATCGCGAGGTCGTCGAAGCGTTTGCAAACTACGCCCGGTTAGCCTTTCGCGAGTTTGGGCATGAAGTCCACTGCTGGTTTACGTTTAACGAACCGATCGTGGAACCAGAGAACAGTTACACAAAGGGTTTGAATATCCCCTTTATCAGAGATTTCAGACGTGCATGTGCCGTTCAGTATCACATTGCGCTCGCTCATTCGCTCGCGGCGCGCGAGTTTCGTCTCGCGAAGGCCGCTGGGCTCTTGCAAAACGATGCGAAACTTGGTCTTGTGAATAATTTTGCACCACCCTATACGAAGAGCAGCCCTACTGACGCTGATCTGGATGCAGTACGCATGGTCGATGGTCTGCACAACCGTTGGTGGCTCGATCTAGTGACGCGAGGCTCACTGCCTTGCGATATTCTTGACACGCTTGGGAAACGAGGCATCTCGCTGCCTATTCGTCCTGGTGATGAAGAGCTTCTATCCTTCGGCACTGTGGACTGGCTCGGCTTCAATTACTATGAGCCGATGCGCGTTCAAGCACCCGACAACTCGATTGATGATGAAGGAAATCCTGTTTTCGCAAAACCGTATGTCTGGTCGAAGCGAAAGATGAACGAAAGTCGTGGGTGGGAAATCTACCCCAAAGGTATTTACGACTTTGGAATGAAAATCAAGCGCGATTATCCAGGTCTTGAGTTCTTCGTTTCTGAAAACGGCATGGGGGTCGAAAACGAAGATTTATTTCGTGACGATGAGGGGCTAGTTCAAGATGATTATCGGATAGCTTTCATTCGAGAACATCTGTTTTGGATAGCCCGAGCAATTGACGAGGGCGCAAACTGCGTCGGATATCATTACTGGGCTGTTATCGACAATTGGTCTTGGACGAATGCCTTCAAAAACCGTTATGGAATAATTGGTGTCGATCTCGCTCACAACTATGAGAGATACGAAAAGAAGTCTGCAGCTTGGATGAGAAAACTTACAGCAACACATGTCGTTGAATAG
- a CDS encoding GntR family transcriptional regulator has product MLKCDFIAEDLQQKILSNHYKPNDQLPTADELCKIYGVSKITVNKAMTELVHRGLVSRKRGVGSFVNRMGSASGRTSSFDWKDATLIEGTKSHYQQSGVKVRSVVHAFSVIQANTIVCDALGINSGFVYYICRSRFIEERPLQTEYTYMPISIIPGLSQEDVEDSIYQFIEHKLHLSISSSHSTIRAVLASPDECKWLGVSFNTPLLEVEQTAFLGDGTIFEYSVTRHTEFSEPERTVKLHKRKSG; this is encoded by the coding sequence GTGTTAAAATGCGATTTCATTGCTGAGGATTTACAACAGAAGATTCTAAGCAATCACTACAAACCAAATGATCAGCTACCCACCGCTGATGAACTTTGCAAGATATATGGAGTAAGCAAGATCACGGTAAATAAAGCGATGACCGAACTCGTACATCGTGGTCTTGTTTCGAGAAAACGAGGTGTGGGATCTTTTGTCAACAGAATGGGAAGTGCCAGTGGCAGAACTTCATCTTTTGACTGGAAAGATGCGACGTTAATTGAAGGCACAAAATCACATTATCAGCAAAGCGGGGTTAAAGTCAGGTCAGTTGTGCATGCGTTTTCCGTTATTCAGGCCAATACTATAGTTTGTGACGCGTTGGGAATTAACAGCGGTTTTGTGTATTACATCTGCCGGTCGCGCTTTATCGAAGAGCGCCCGCTTCAAACTGAATACACTTACATGCCAATTTCAATTATCCCGGGACTGAGCCAAGAGGATGTGGAGGATTCGATCTATCAGTTTATTGAGCATAAGCTCCATCTTAGTATCAGTAGTTCCCATTCAACTATTCGGGCGGTGTTGGCCTCACCGGATGAATGCAAGTGGCTTGGGGTTTCCTTCAATACGCCGTTGCTTGAAGTCGAGCAGACTGCATTTCTGGGAGATGGGACCATATTCGAGTATTCGGTAACACGGCACACTGAATTCAGCGAACCGGAGCGCACGGTCAAACTCCACAAGCGAAAAAGCGGCTGA
- the hydE gene encoding [FeFe] hydrogenase H-cluster radical SAM maturase HydE, which translates to MLEVIDKLYETRHLTRDEWVALIEAQRSEERHHLTQKGAAPSTDAADGPLTAYLFERARAVRRQRYGDKVFIRGLIEISNRCRNDCLYCGIRRSNECAERYRLQPADIIACTDKGYELGFRTFVMQGGEDPFFTDEVLCPLIERIKANHPDCAITLSLGERTRESYQRLFDAGADRYLLRHETATDAHYRRLHPSELSLATRKACLSNLKEIGYQTGAGFMVGSPYQTVENLADDMLYLDELQPQMVGIGPFIPHRDTPFRDHAAGSVAQTLFFLGCLRLMLPASLLPATTAIGTLDPQGREKGMLAGANVVMPNLSPPENRGKYLLYNDKLATGCEAAEHLRELDRRFAAVGMRIAVDRGDFAG; encoded by the coding sequence ATGCTCGAGGTCATCGACAAGCTCTATGAGACGAGGCATCTGACGCGCGACGAATGGGTCGCGCTGATCGAGGCGCAGCGCTCCGAGGAGCGACATCATCTCACTCAAAAGGGGGCAGCGCCGTCGACGGACGCTGCGGACGGGCCGCTCACGGCTTATCTGTTCGAGCGCGCCCGCGCCGTTCGCAGACAGCGCTACGGCGACAAGGTCTTCATCCGTGGTCTCATCGAGATATCGAACCGGTGCCGCAACGACTGTCTCTACTGCGGCATCCGAAGGAGCAATGAATGCGCCGAGCGCTACCGGCTGCAGCCCGCAGACATCATCGCCTGCACCGACAAGGGCTACGAGCTCGGGTTTCGCACCTTCGTCATGCAGGGCGGCGAGGATCCGTTCTTCACCGACGAGGTGCTCTGCCCGCTCATCGAGCGCATCAAGGCGAACCACCCGGACTGCGCCATCACCCTGTCGCTCGGCGAGCGCACCCGCGAGAGCTACCAGCGCCTGTTCGACGCCGGTGCCGATCGCTACCTGCTGCGCCATGAGACCGCGACCGATGCGCACTACCGCCGGCTCCATCCCTCAGAGCTCAGTCTGGCCACCCGCAAGGCCTGTCTGTCGAACTTGAAGGAGATCGGCTATCAGACCGGCGCCGGCTTCATGGTCGGCTCGCCCTACCAGACCGTGGAGAACCTTGCCGACGACATGCTCTATCTCGACGAGCTGCAGCCGCAGATGGTCGGCATCGGCCCGTTCATCCCGCACCGGGACACGCCGTTTCGCGACCACGCCGCCGGCTCGGTCGCACAGACCCTGTTCTTCCTCGGCTGCCTGCGTCTCATGCTGCCCGCATCGCTGCTTCCGGCGACCACGGCGATCGGCACGCTCGATCCGCAGGGCCGCGAGAAGGGGATGCTCGCAGGGGCCAACGTGGTCATGCCCAATCTCTCGCCGCCTGAGAACCGCGGCAAGTACCTGCTGTACAACGACAAGCTCGCGACCGGATGCGAGGCCGCCGAGCACCTGCGCGAGCTGGATCGCCGCTTCGCCGCGGTCGGGATGCGCATCGCCGTCGATCGCGGGGACTTCGCCGGATGA
- the hydG gene encoding [FeFe] hydrogenase H-cluster radical SAM maturase HydG — translation MYTYDPKSLVADEFINHEEILATLAWADANKDNVELIDAILNKARPRRTETGVSCAGLSHREASVLLACEDPERIQRMYHLAKDIKQAFYGNRIVIFCPLYLSNYCVNGCVYCPYHAKNKHIPRKRLTQEEVAREVIALQDMGHKRLAIEAGEDPKMSPIEYILECIETIYAIKHKNGAIRRVNVNIAATTVENYRRLKDAGIGTYILFQETYDKKSYLELHPTGPKHDYNYHTEAMDRAMEGGIDDLGLGVLFGLERYRYEFAGLLMHAEHLEAVHGVGPHTISVPRINAADDIDPSTFANGIDDDTFAKLCALIRIAVPYTGMIISTRESQKVREQVIGLGVSQVSGGSRTSVGGYAEPARPTETEQFDVSDQRSLDEVVRWLMELGYIPSFCTACYRKGRTGDRFMALCKTGQIQNCCHPNALMTLKEFLMDYASEETRAIGEALIEAEMNNIPKERVREICGDHLSKIEQGIRDFRF, via the coding sequence ATGTACACGTATGATCCGAAATCTCTGGTCGCCGACGAGTTCATCAACCACGAGGAGATCCTGGCCACACTGGCCTGGGCCGATGCGAACAAGGACAACGTCGAGCTGATCGACGCCATTCTAAACAAGGCGCGCCCGCGCCGCACCGAGACCGGCGTCAGCTGCGCCGGTCTCAGCCATCGGGAGGCCTCGGTGCTGCTCGCCTGCGAGGATCCCGAGCGGATCCAGCGGATGTATCATCTGGCGAAGGATATCAAGCAGGCCTTCTACGGCAACCGCATCGTGATCTTCTGCCCGCTGTATCTGTCGAACTACTGCGTCAACGGCTGCGTCTACTGCCCGTATCACGCCAAGAACAAGCACATCCCCCGTAAGCGCCTCACGCAGGAGGAGGTGGCGCGCGAGGTCATCGCGCTGCAGGACATGGGTCACAAGCGCCTGGCCATCGAGGCGGGCGAGGATCCCAAGATGAGCCCGATCGAGTACATCTTGGAGTGCATCGAGACGATCTACGCCATCAAGCACAAAAACGGCGCGATCAGGCGGGTGAACGTCAACATCGCGGCCACCACCGTCGAAAACTACCGCCGCCTGAAGGACGCCGGCATCGGCACCTACATCCTGTTCCAAGAGACCTACGACAAGAAGAGCTACCTGGAGCTTCATCCCACCGGCCCCAAGCATGACTACAACTACCACACCGAGGCGATGGACCGCGCCATGGAGGGCGGCATCGACGACCTGGGTCTGGGCGTCCTGTTCGGACTCGAGCGCTATCGCTATGAGTTCGCCGGGCTGCTCATGCATGCCGAGCACCTCGAGGCCGTCCACGGCGTCGGGCCGCACACGATCAGCGTGCCGAGGATCAATGCGGCCGACGACATCGATCCGTCGACCTTCGCCAACGGCATCGATGACGACACCTTCGCGAAGCTGTGCGCCCTCATCAGAATCGCCGTTCCGTACACCGGCATGATCATCTCGACGCGCGAGAGCCAGAAGGTCCGCGAGCAGGTGATCGGGCTGGGCGTCTCACAGGTCAGCGGGGGGTCGCGCACCTCGGTGGGCGGCTACGCCGAGCCGGCACGGCCCACCGAGACCGAGCAGTTCGACGTCTCCGACCAGCGCTCGCTCGATGAGGTGGTTCGCTGGCTCATGGAGCTGGGCTACATTCCATCATTCTGCACCGCATGCTACCGCAAGGGGCGCACCGGTGACCGCTTCATGGCTCTGTGCAAGACCGGCCAGATCCAGAACTGCTGCCACCCCAACGCGCTCATGACCCTCAAGGAGTTTCTCATGGACTACGCGAGCGAGGAGACCCGCGCCATCGGCGAGGCGCTGATCGAAGCCGAGATGAACAACATCCCCAAGGAACGGGTGCGCGAGATCTGCGGTGATCACCTGAGCAAGATCGAGCAGGGGATCCGTGACTTCCGGTTCTAG
- the hydF gene encoding [FeFe] hydrogenase H-cluster maturation GTPase HydF: MSMSLNDTPRANRVHIGFFGRRNAGKSSLVNAVTGQDLAVVSDTPGTTTDPVYKSMELLPLGPVVIIDTPGFDDTGELGELRVKKTRQVLNKCDIAILVYDAASGVTAADRQLLELIRDRGLPHLIIANKSDRGAAAGDSATAGPDAATASSASAAAPTDNEALCVSALSGQGIHELKERIGALAGTDRHERHLVGDLLSPGDLCVLVVPIDSAAPKGRLILPQQQAIRDILDADATALVLKEDQLASTLDILGRQPTMVITDSQVFGRVARDTPVDVPLTSFSILMARYKGFLDAAVQGVRAVDRLRDKDRVLIAEGCTHHRQCDDIGTVKIPRWLHERTGRDLQLEWVSGTEFPEDLTDYALIIHCGGCMLNEREMRHRMACAADSGVPFTNYGTLIAHLHGILERSLELFPHLRAERSA; encoded by the coding sequence ATGTCCATGAGCCTCAATGACACGCCGCGCGCCAACCGGGTGCACATCGGCTTCTTCGGTCGCAGGAACGCGGGCAAGTCGAGCCTCGTGAATGCGGTGACCGGGCAGGATCTCGCCGTGGTGTCCGACACCCCCGGCACGACCACCGATCCGGTCTACAAATCGATGGAGCTGCTGCCGCTGGGTCCGGTGGTGATCATCGACACGCCGGGCTTTGATGACACCGGCGAGCTCGGCGAGCTGCGGGTCAAAAAGACGCGGCAGGTGCTCAACAAATGCGACATCGCGATTCTCGTCTACGATGCGGCGTCCGGTGTGACCGCAGCCGATCGCCAGCTGCTCGAGCTGATCCGCGACCGGGGGCTGCCGCATCTCATCATCGCCAATAAGTCCGATCGTGGCGCTGCAGCGGGCGACAGCGCCACGGCGGGCCCTGACGCAGCGACAGCATCATCAGCCAGCGCTGCTGCGCCGACAGACAATGAGGCACTGTGCGTGAGCGCGCTCAGCGGACAGGGGATCCACGAGCTCAAGGAGCGCATCGGCGCGCTCGCCGGCACCGACCGGCACGAGCGGCACCTCGTCGGCGATCTTCTGAGCCCCGGGGATCTGTGCGTGCTCGTCGTGCCCATCGACTCCGCCGCGCCGAAAGGCCGACTCATTCTGCCGCAGCAGCAGGCGATTCGCGACATCCTCGACGCTGACGCCACGGCGCTCGTGCTCAAGGAGGATCAGCTGGCGTCGACGCTGGACATCCTCGGCAGGCAGCCGACCATGGTCATCACCGACAGCCAGGTGTTCGGCAGGGTCGCGCGCGACACGCCCGTGGACGTCCCGCTCACCTCGTTTTCCATTCTCATGGCCCGCTACAAGGGATTTTTGGATGCCGCGGTGCAGGGTGTGCGAGCCGTCGATCGACTCCGCGACAAAGACCGCGTGCTCATCGCCGAGGGATGCACCCATCATCGTCAGTGCGACGATATCGGCACGGTCAAGATCCCGAGATGGCTGCACGAGCGCACCGGTCGCGATCTTCAGCTGGAATGGGTGTCGGGCACGGAGTTTCCGGAGGATCTCACCGATTACGCTTTGATCATCCACTGCGGGGGATGTATGCTCAACGAGCGGGAGATGCGGCACCGAATGGCGTGCGCGGCCGACAGCGGTGTTCCGTTCACGAACTACGGAACGCTCATCGCGCATCTGCACGGCATCTTGGAGCGCAGCCTCGAGCTGTTCCCGCATCTGAGGGCGGAGAGATCCGCGTAA
- a CDS encoding TM1266 family iron-only hydrogenase system putative regulator: MEQDEMDSRVAVASIIVEEPDSVAELNDILHEYRDHIIGRMGLPYRERDIFIISVAMDGPQSVISAMTGKIGQLAGVSAKTAYSNV, translated from the coding sequence ATGGAACAAGACGAGATGGATTCCCGCGTCGCGGTCGCCTCGATCATCGTGGAGGAACCGGATTCCGTGGCTGAGCTCAACGATATCCTGCACGAGTACCGCGATCACATCATCGGGCGCATGGGACTGCCCTATCGCGAGCGCGACATCTTCATCATCAGCGTCGCGATGGACGGACCGCAGAGCGTCATCAGCGCCATGACCGGCAAGATCGGTCAGCTTGCAGGTGTCTCAGCGAAGACGGCGTATTCGAACGTGTAG
- a CDS encoding M20/M25/M40 family metallo-hydrolase produces MIKKSDIESFAAAHTEEAIALLEELGAIPAPSHHEELRAEFCRAWFERAGVENARIDKAKNVICRFNCDGCEDITVFMAHTDVVFDDRDPFTPVRDGSILHAPGIGDDTANLVNLMMGTRFLLEHRDQLHGGIMIVANSCEEGLGNLDGCREIFKTFGDRIRRFYSFDGYEAEITSEPVGSHRYRMVIRAEGGHSFGDFGMPSAIAQAAELVCRLYAIELPDEAKTTCNVGRIEGGTTVNSIAERCELLYEYRSSSASCLKQMRAAMRRVIDGIRAEGVDVEIELVGERPGAGNVDPAALRAWTDANIETMRPWVARDIEECAASTDANIPLSLGVLANTIGTIEGDLAHTREEWVDLTSIPRGIGLVCSLIARYLG; encoded by the coding sequence ATGATCAAGAAATCTGACATCGAATCATTTGCGGCTGCTCACACCGAAGAGGCGATCGCACTTCTGGAGGAACTCGGCGCCATTCCCGCGCCGAGCCATCACGAGGAGCTGCGCGCCGAGTTCTGTCGCGCTTGGTTTGAGCGTGCCGGTGTCGAGAATGCGCGCATCGACAAGGCGAAGAACGTCATCTGCCGATTCAACTGCGACGGATGCGAAGATATCACCGTGTTCATGGCCCACACCGATGTCGTGTTCGATGATCGCGATCCGTTCACGCCGGTCCGCGATGGTAGCATCCTGCACGCGCCCGGTATCGGCGACGACACCGCAAATCTCGTCAATCTTATGATGGGCACCCGTTTTCTGCTCGAACACCGCGATCAGCTCCACGGCGGAATCATGATCGTCGCGAACTCCTGCGAGGAGGGACTTGGCAACCTGGATGGATGCCGGGAGATCTTCAAGACCTTCGGTGATCGGATCCGTCGCTTCTATTCGTTCGACGGCTACGAAGCCGAGATCACGAGCGAGCCGGTCGGCTCCCATCGCTACCGCATGGTCATCCGTGCCGAGGGAGGTCACTCATTCGGCGACTTCGGCATGCCGAGCGCCATCGCGCAGGCGGCCGAGCTCGTCTGCCGGCTCTATGCCATCGAGCTGCCGGACGAGGCAAAAACCACCTGCAACGTCGGGCGCATCGAGGGCGGCACCACGGTGAACTCGATCGCGGAGCGCTGCGAGCTGCTCTACGAGTACCGCTCGAGCAGCGCCAGCTGCCTGAAGCAGATGCGCGCCGCGATGCGCCGGGTCATCGATGGGATCCGCGCCGAGGGCGTGGATGTCGAGATCGAGCTTGTCGGCGAGCGCCCCGGTGCGGGCAACGTCGACCCTGCAGCGCTTCGCGCGTGGACCGATGCAAACATCGAGACCATGCGACCGTGGGTCGCAAGGGACATCGAGGAGTGCGCCGCATCGACGGACGCGAACATTCCGCTGTCGCTGGGTGTGCTCGCGAACACGATCGGCACCATCGAGGGCGATCTCGCTCACACGCGTGAGGAATGGGTCGATCTCACGTCGATTCCCCGCGGGATCGGCCTCGTCTGCAGCCTGATCGCACGCTATCTGGGATGA
- a CDS encoding DUF5067 domain-containing protein, giving the protein MAQNESSHKETTSKCLGHTKKKIPILNFVVIIVSVIAAIASGASLYVSITTRAQLMSSFDSVASAFDGHGSARDDKVDDSSDNRKKTIRKTEGEGEIDGWHVKFVSVDSSRRDFSGAATIVLTYQVTNSTGDNENPPSGVKFQAFQNGQALRHATFGDAEPDNYDFFNQLQDGVTMTLTTGFKLLDDSAPVTIEIEGLSDNASKTVISKQFSLQ; this is encoded by the coding sequence ATGGCACAAAATGAGTCTTCGCATAAAGAAACAACTTCGAAATGCTTGGGTCATACCAAGAAAAAAATCCCCATATTGAACTTTGTTGTGATTATCGTTTCTGTGATCGCCGCAATCGCATCGGGCGCATCACTATACGTTTCTATCACTACACGCGCTCAGCTGATGTCCAGTTTCGACTCCGTCGCGTCTGCTTTTGATGGACACGGCAGCGCTCGGGACGACAAGGTGGATGACAGCTCCGATAATCGTAAAAAGACGATTCGGAAAACTGAGGGCGAGGGTGAGATCGACGGATGGCATGTCAAATTCGTCTCCGTCGATTCCTCAAGAAGAGACTTCTCGGGTGCTGCGACCATCGTTCTTACCTATCAGGTGACAAACAGCACCGGTGACAATGAGAATCCTCCGTCAGGTGTGAAATTCCAAGCCTTTCAGAATGGCCAAGCTCTTCGTCACGCAACATTCGGCGATGCGGAACCTGATAACTATGATTTCTTCAACCAGCTGCAAGACGGTGTGACCATGACTCTTACTACTGGATTTAAGTTGCTGGACGATTCGGCGCCCGTCACGATCGAGATAGAGGGCCTCAGCGACAACGCTTCCAAAACCGTTATTTCCAAGCAGTTCAGTTTGCAATAG